One Lucilia cuprina isolate Lc7/37 chromosome 4, ASM2204524v1, whole genome shotgun sequence DNA segment encodes these proteins:
- the LOC111676952 gene encoding mitochondrial import inner membrane translocase subunit Tim16: MAKYLAQIIVLGGQAIGKAFAKALRQEIAASQEAARRSGGGRQGEKRSEANARTGMTLDEAKQILNINDLENLEQITKNYEHLFAVNDKSKGGSFYIQSKVFRAKERIDQELKEALKSQQAKQKRQEDSTAESADKQR, encoded by the exons ATGGCCAAATATTTAGCACAAATTATTGTTTTGGGTGGTCAAGCTATTGGCAAGGCTTTTGCTAAAGCCTTACGGCAAGAAATTGCCGCTTCCCAAGAAGCAGCACGTCGCAGTGGTGGTGGACGTCAGGGAGAAAAAAGATCAGAAGCTAATGCCAGAACGG GCATGACTTTGGATGAGGCCAAACAAATACTCAACATAAACGACTTGGAAAATCTCGAACAAATCACCAAAAACTATGAACATTTATTCGCCGTCAATGACAAATCTAAAGGTGGTTCCTTTTATATAcaatctaaagtttttcgtgctAAAGAACGTATCGATCAAGAATTGAAAGAGGCTCTTAAGTCTCAACAAGCCAAACAAAAAAGACAAGAAGATTCAACAGCGGAATCAGCAGATAAACAACGATGA